In Sphingomonas sp. M1-B02, the sequence CGGCTGCGTGCGGCGCGCGCGATATACGAAGCCTGCTATCCAACCGAGGATTGCTTCCCCGTGGAGTTCGACGAGGCCGAGCATTTCAGGATGATCCACTATCGCCAGGTCGTCGGTGCTGCACAGCAGGCGCGCGCTCTCCTAGCCGAGCAATTCAGCCATCTCGCGCTTTCTAAGGAGTGGGCGACCGCCTGAGCCGGATGGTCGGCCCGCCCAAGTCATTATTCGATCTTCATCGCGTGGAAGCACAGGTGCGGGTTTCGTGCCGGAGTTGCCGGGCGAGCGAAGTGTGGGAGTTGGACGCGCTTATCGCCGAGGTGAGGAAGAACGGCGGGAGTACCGACTGGCGGGCCGCTCACCATGCGGTCAAATGCCCGCAGCATTGCCCAGCGCCTCGAATTGATTTGGTTGCCCTACCATTCGGCAAGCAGCGTGCGCGGCGACAGGCGCACCGGCACGCCTTGGTCAACCTCTCCCTGCAGATCCTTCGTGAGGCCGCGCACCGCTCATCTCGAGAAGCGGTGGGCACGCTTGAGGTCCGTCTCGCCCTCCACGTGCTGCGGCCGTTCGTGAAGGATCAGCAGCTGCTTACTGAGTTCTGGAACGCTGCGACGATCGAGCCGCAACACCCTTGGACCAGCTGCCACCTGCCTTATCGGTGGATCGCACAGCGGCTGATCGACGTCGGTGCGCCCGTCGAGGAGGCAAATCGGCCTTGATCTTTTTCTCTTCGGACCTGGCATCGTCGATATTCGACCGAGTGATGTCCGGCGGACGGTGGAGCGCGGAAGTGGCGAAACCGCCGTCGGCGTTTGACGCTTCGTTCTTTATGGAACGTCTTTCCGTCTCGCTGACTGCTATTCTAGCCGTTGCCCTTACGCTCGCTGCTTGTTCCTCCGGTTCTGATGGGCCTAGCGCGGCCGCTCCCAGGCCCATCGGCATCGCTCGCCGCACCTAGTATACTCGTCCATGCCATCGGCCAGGACTTGCGATGCTATATCTGTCATGTTTCCGACGGCCCGCAAGGAGTCTTCGCCGACCAACCCGATTTTTGGTCTGCCGATTCTCGTCTGCACGTAGGTAGGCGATGTTGAACGCGACCACGAGATAATTGCCACCGCGAGATACAAGCGACCAACCTCATTTAGCACTCCTGACAATAGGCACTTCGGCTAAAACGCCCTCAGCGGCTCCCGGTGGCACTGTTCTATGCCGTCTGCGGCTTCCCGAAGCCCCCCCCTCTAATGGCGGTCGCGGACCAAACCAGCGATTCTGGAGCAGCTCACTCAGGCTCTCAGCTCCGTAAGAAACCGGAGCGTCCTGGCGGCGAAGCGCTAACCCAACAAGAGCTACTTCAGCTCCATGCAAGCGCAGTTTACCACCGTTGTCGATCGCGCCACTGGAATGCTCCGAGTGACCATGGGCGGCTTCTTCAGCCACGCTGATGTCGTAGAATTCGTGCACGATTTGAATCTCAATCTGGATCGCTTGGGCCGTGGTCCAAACGAACATTTGATGCTGTGCGACGTGCAACGCATGAAAATCCAGACACAGGACGTCGTTAGACTTTTTTCGTCGGTCGTTGGCGCACCGCGGCTCCGGTCGAAACGGTTAGCTTTCGTCACGGGATCATCGCTGTCGAGACTGCAGGCTAAGCGGTTGACCAACCGACCCGGTGTATCGTTCTTTAGTGATCTCGCATTGGCAGAGGAATGGCTGCTCAACGACTCCGGCCGAGACCTAGAAGCGGCAAGTACCCCCACAGGACCTGCCAGTTCCAATAGCTTCGTCTAGGGATCGTCGACCGTCTGGAGCTATCCGGCATAGTCGGCTTTTGTCACCATATAGCGGTTGAGGTCAGGCGTCCCGTCGGCACACCGGACTAGCCCCCGCTCGCCCAGCGCGCTTTGCTTGCTTGATCCACTGCCGCATGCGCTTCGCTCTCCGCTGTCGGGCCTCCTGAACGCCTTGCTGACGAGATAGCCCGGCGTACCTCCATGAGCTGGTGGACGAGACGACTCTGTTCCTCTGGATCAAGCGCTGGATTGGCCAAGCGCCATAAGGGTCCGCGAACCACGAAATAACGATCATCGGGCCTTACGCGAGTTGCATCATAGCGGTGCTCAAGCGCCAGTGCGGTAAAGGCATGGACGATGATGCTCCGAGTGCGTGATGTCCGAAGATTGGCCGCTGAAGGATTGTCCGGCATGTGCCGACTTTAGCAGCGTCGGTCGCGGTTACGAGGCATGACTTGCCGGACTTCTTCTATGCAGTCCGCTTCGGTCGCGCCGGCGCCCTTTGGCGCTCGCCAAATCATGCGGGAGGGATCACATCGTGGGGAACCTAGATTTGGAGACCCGAAGCATGGATCATCGTGCGGTTGCGATCATACCGAGTAGCGATCTGGACGCGAGTGAGGCGTTCTACCGACGCCTGAGGTTCACCGTCGTAAGCGACTACGGCGACTATCGGATCCTCGAGGATGGCCAGGGATGGCATCTGCACCTTACCCATGCGCCCGGGTGGCCGAAGAACATCGAGGACAACCCGTTCGGGCTTTACCTGTATGTCGATGACGTCGACGCGATGGCCGCAGACGTCCACGACCTAATCATCGAAGAGGGCGCACCGCACACCAAGCCGTGGGGAACATATGAGTTCTCCGTCAGCGATCCCAGCGGGATGCTCGTTCGCATCGGTCGCCCAAGCCACTAGCCGTTGCTGTCGGCTTCCAGGAACCTCAGGTTAGAGGCTGAAAGTCCGCAAGTGAGCCATTAGCGACTTGGCAAGCTCCGGTTAGGTACGGCCTGTTTCAACTCGACTCGTAGAAGCCGAAATGGTGCCTTCCCCAGATTTTTGACCGCATGCGCCCCTTGACGCGCGACCCAGATCGCCGGGGGCGGCGCGCCACCGGGCAGATTGGTCCGCCCTGTTTCGACCAGCGTTCCATCGCTCACGGCGTAGCTAATGTCGATGGCAGGTTGCGCCGACTGGATATGCAGCACGCTTGGCCAGCGGTGCTCATGAACGTTCTCGGTTTCGCCCGGCGCGACTTCGACCTGCAATACCCGAACCTGCTCGTTCTCTAGCAGGACACGATGGTTCCCAGGGGCCGCTACGACCGCATCGAGATCGGGCTCCGAAGAGCTCGAAACGCTCATTGCCAAAGCTAATGTAATGAACATGATCTTCATATGCGCGGACCCTCAGCGGCGAAGATGACAGATCGCCGGAATGGCCGCAATCGGGTCGTCACCAGCCCGACCGATTCTAGCGGGGCGCGATCACGGCAGATCGACCAATTATGGGTGGTATCGTACATAACCGACGCTGGTGCTGATCAAGAGCGAATGCCCGACGATGGAATAAGGCTCAGCTATCGCGCATGCAATCCGGCGCGCGAGCCGCTCTGCTTCGCCGGGCTGCCGGGCTCCTTTCTGAAGAATAACGAACTCGTCGCCTTCAACGAGGGCCGCGACATCCTCGGCACTGCCTGCAGCCGAGGAGCGAACTGCCAGCCGACGACTCACGCGAAAGACCAGGCGCCAGAAAGCCAGGTGAGCCAAACCCAAGCGGGCAACGAAGCGAGATCGCAACCTTTCCTCGTCGGATCGGGGGATGCTCACGACCGAACTCGCAGAAACGACGCTACCCGAGCACTGATAAGAATCTTCCGATCACAATCGAGATGCGTGACCACCTGCGGCAGGAGAAACCGGTAACTTGGAAGCCTTACTATCTGACGGCTTAAATTGGGAGCGAACCTACAAGGAGAGGGCTTGATCGATATCTCAGCCGTTTCGCCGTTAGAAGCTAAGAGGCATACCAGGCCTGTAGGGCCCGTCGCCTCAGGAGGCGCATCGTCGCGCGTTGATCTACAAGATAAACTCGGGCCGATGGGTCGATTGATGAAAGGCGGAGGCACCTAGGTGGTGGCGCCTCCGCTCTCGGGCAGCGCTTAGATAGTTGCGGACCGGGCTCGCGCTGCGGAATGACCGCCATTGCGATAGAGCACTTCTTGCGCCTGTTCGCGATCGAGGCCGCTAGCGTTCGCTGTAACTAAAACCCCACCGCCTTTCAGACGGTCGCCGTAATAGGCGGCATCGTCATCACTGACGCCGTGCTTCTTGAGAGATTCGTTAAAGGTGCCTGCAGCGGCGCCTGCAACTGCGCCGATTGCCATGGCCTCCGGGACCACGGTAGCTGCGATGGCGCCGAGGGCCGCCAGAGGACCAACGCCGGGGATCGCGAGGGCTGCGACGCCAAGGCCCGCACCGAGTGCGCCGCCGCCGAGAATGCCTCGGAGGACGTTTGAATGTTCCTCGTCGGTTATTTCACCGCCACCTTCGCGCGTGGTCATCGTGCCTTTTGCTTGTGCGATGAGTGACAGGTCGGCATCGTTGACGCCCAACTTGCGCAGTTCCGAAACCGCATGCTGCGCTTCTTCATTGCTGTCGAAAATTGCTGAGATGACGCCAGGACTGGCGACGCCTTGCGTAATGCCATGGGCACTGGTCCCTGCATCGACCGCCCGATCCATGTGACCGCGGTTCTGATCGTCGAAGCCGAAGGTGCCATTTTGATTGTTATTCATCGATTCTCTCCTGGATTGTCGATTTACGAAGTAAGATGCCGAAGGATCTATAGGGCGGCTATGCTCGGCCTTCTCCAGCGACCTGGCTGATCAGCGAACCGAGCCACGACGGACCAAGTTGATGATGCCCAGCAGGATGACCGCGCCAACCAATGACACGAGGATCGACTGGATGCTGATTTCGCCACTAGTGATCGGCGCGCCGCCGATCAGCGGCGTGAGGATGAAGCCGGCGAGC encodes:
- a CDS encoding VOC family protein, with the protein product MDHRAVAIIPSSDLDASEAFYRRLRFTVVSDYGDYRILEDGQGWHLHLTHAPGWPKNIEDNPFGLYLYVDDVDAMAADVHDLIIEEGAPHTKPWGTYEFSVSDPSGMLVRIGRPSH
- a CDS encoding diguanylate cyclase domain-containing protein, whose amino-acid sequence is MSIPRSDEERLRSRFVARLGLAHLAFWRLVFRVSRRLAVRSSAAGSAEDVAALVEGDEFVILQKGARQPGEAERLARRIACAIAEPYSIVGHSLLISTSVGYVRYHP
- a CDS encoding GlsB/YeaQ/YmgE family stress response membrane protein is translated as MGIIILLVVGGIVGWLASLIMRTDGQQGIFLNVVVGIVGALLAGFILTPLIGGAPITSGEISIQSILVSLVGAVILLGIINLVRRGSVR